The Pieris napi chromosome 4, ilPieNapi1.2, whole genome shotgun sequence DNA segment CTAGGGAAACAAACAggagtaaaataattgtaataagaGTTATTAAGGCCTAGATGGAGTTAACTTTCCAGCAACCTTTCGGACTTTTCTGGGTCTATTTTGTCAGTCACGTCATGGACATAAATTTTAGCGAAAGATGCGCCTtgtatgttaattaatatgtcaaaGATGTAGTATGTATAGAAGTTCGAAAGTTCTTGTGCATATTAAATTACCGAATACATAGCCGTACTAAGTCAACGCCGAactgaatttaataattgagaAAAAGAATTGATTGCACTACCCTTAGAGAAATTTGGACCGGCGCAGCGAGCTGATCATGAGATCATGAAATTCATTTGATTTACCTATTACGCGTACTAACATCGGGTATGCCTTATACATTAGCATATTGTGTAATTCCTATAATACTCATGCTTTCGTGCTCCTCTACTGCTTTCTACTTCTACTGCTTTAAAATCCTTCTCGTAATTGTTGTGTCTTTTATGAATGTACTCTAAATTGCTTTATATACGCTAAAGTTACGCTAAAGTTTACATTTCCGTGCctataattgtatttctttttattttagttacgttagtcatattttgataaaaaatctcTTTTCTGTGAAACAATGCAACGacactaatataattataacttgtatatattttttataaatctggTATCTTAATAATCTTGATAAACTCATACCCAAGTGTTCGTTATCTGTATTTTccaatcaaaaataattattctttcaCCAGGATTCAAACTCAGAGACAATAGACGATTTGTGTAACAAACTAAGCCATAGAGCTGGTTCTTGATACTTAACAATAAGCCTGAGGGCGTCGCTGAGCTTTGAAACGAGAGTAAACCATAATGTTGTATTAAAACATCAatcaaacttatttataattgataaataattaataatccttcaatttgttataattccGTATTCTGATTACTCTGAATTCGATCAAAACTTGATCaagacttttaattttatttcaattaaaggATTATAAGATCTAAATATCTTTATGTATTCTATTCAATTACTTTGTTTtggtttgaaataaaataaggatAGATACccgattattattttattttaattagttaaaaaatgatatttgttttaaaagttaaacGAAGACTGCTTTCAgtttcttatataattaaaaatagcgaATGTAGGTATTATATacgtaaaacaaaatatattttttaaaataagttatcaataaaaacattcaGCTTCACACAACAGCttcttttcatttttttttacattgcttaagaacaaaattttataaaatatttataaaatcaatcGACGTTTTTGTGCAATTTTGTAATCTtagaatatataaagaaagatAAAAGGGTTATACAGTCACCGCAACTACCTGACATGTGATTAAACAATCAAAATATTCTGCATATGCCTGAAACACAGAGTAACAAAGTATATAGAGCGAGCATTGGGAAACCAAATCCTCGGTTCCACgtgtgtaaatatataatattataaaaagtggcttattatattttagaggGACATGTTTTCTGACACTAATTGAAcgaacaatttatttatttttctacatATTGGCTCGCTCACTTTACTatacatattacaatatttcaaattattttatgtgaaATCACACGATTCGATAGCGGCAACTACTTTCAGTACAACCAAAAGCCCCTTTATCCATTCCATATTTTAATCTACATCGTTACAATGCAATttgttaatcaaattaaacagTAGTACAAAAGAGCGCATTACATTAAACATTCGTAAATAGCTATTAGAAAAATAGTTACATAAATCTTCATAAATAGacgtaaaaattattaaataatgtgaaTGATATTAATGATGTGGTATTGAAGATGATACGTATAATTACTGTTAGAAGCAAGTTATTGCGTTAAAATAACATCTGAGGACTCGACCGCGGTTGTTGCCTTGGCCTCGACGTTGAAGACCAGTCTGAAAAccataataaatgtataatttgtaataaataaattaaaaatgttgcaCATCATTGATATCCATCATAATGGATAATTTATAGGTCGTCCGTATaggaagaaaatttaaaaattgttgcaTCTTTCGTTTGTGGACAGGTTTTTGGATCTATTGATATTGCGGTTAGTATTTCCCATTATATTTGGTGTAGTAATTTGATATGCGTATAAGTAAGAGATAGTTAACCCTTAAGTGGAGGGTGTACGGACCTTTTGAACCTTCCTCTTGGTCCTTCTGAAAAAAATGACTATGTACAttcataaaagttttatataccTAACTTGAAGGggaaatcataatttattagaCAGTTAATGCCGTGTTTATAGTCTAATTACATCGTATAATATTTACAGTATAGGgtacataaattatatgtctTTCCCAGTCAAAATGTttctacaaaattaaaaatgtataagtgtctttacacataatatttaataccaTTTACATAATAGTTTCAAGTGATTTTCGTGGTCATGGCAACGTAGTCAATGGTCATAGTCTACaaatgattataattaaaatgagttTTACCATATCGTTTGCATCATAATGTGCCAATCTCAATGGTGCCGTTCGTGGTCCATCGCGATCAGGATCAAATCGTGAAGTAGGACTTTCCCTTAGAGCCTTTTGCAATGCCACCAGAAGTCTATCAAGTACTAGTGCCGCCCTCTTCTGTGGAACTATGTAGTTCTGAAAATTAGTCTATGCTACAATAAATGTATACACACCctagtatttaaaatacatattcgagcacaagatatatatataatctaacaaaaaaaatcaattaatttattctgaAAGTGATACATATTTTCAGTAGCTGTTAATTTTTTCCAGTTTTACACACAAcaattttgcgtttttatccCAAGATTGACTCCTTTTTATTGTCCTGAATatctcaaaaataacaaattataataaatttaatttaattgttaagttCAAAAAgcttgttattaaatattttcctatGACAAT contains these protein-coding regions:
- the LOC125048985 gene encoding uncharacterized protein LOC125048985; the encoded protein is MMSLPLIVSLSITLVSALPAAVLVDEDYPLTVDPRNLQENYIVPQKRAALVLDRLLVALQKALRESPTSRFDPDRDGPRTAPLRLAHYDANDMTGLQRRGQGNNRGRVLRCYFNAITCF